The following are from one region of the Actinomycetota bacterium genome:
- a CDS encoding cytochrome c maturation protein CcmE, with amino-acid sequence MPSPPSPRSSGCRSCICRSSGGAPCTSPRRSSTSAASSTPPSTARWRGRCSSGSSPSPSCTRGCSSTASAWPGSRSASRTVCSRPPSPNGGRRAPPRSWPAHGDVRGLRRGGVRHHLRRARRVRVARHREGTRSQSRPAPRGAAVAVGVDGSAPVPAAPRVRPRSGNARRLWVVGAIIVAALGFLVFRGLDNATLYFRTADEAVAKRNELGTHRFRIEGTVVQGSVRERDDGLDFRIESKGTIVDVVHRGNQPGLFKPGIPVVLEGRFAAGSQTFDSDRILVKHSESYVAKNPERVTTTVPAP; translated from the coding sequence GTGCCATCGCCGCCCTCGCCGCGTTCGTCGGGGTGCCGATCGTGCATCTGTCGGTCGAGTGGTGGCGCACCCTGCACCAGCCCGCGTCGATCCTCGACGAGCGCCGCCTCCTCGACCCCGCCATCCACGGCTCGATGGCGTGGACGCTGTTCGTCGGGGTCATCGCCTTCACCCTCGTGTACGCGTGGCTGCTCATCCACCGCTTCCGCGTGGCCTGGCTCGAGGAGCGCCTCGAGGACCGTGTGCTCGAGACCGCCCTCGCCGAACGGCGGGCGGAGGGCGCCGCCGCGCTCGTGGCCGGCCCACGGTGACGTACGCGGGCTACGTCGCGGCGGGGTACGGCATCACCTTCGTCGCGCTCGGCGCGTACGCGTGGCGCGTCATCGCGAGGGGACGCGCTCTCAGTCGCGCCCTGCCCCCCGAGGAGCGGCGGTGGCGGTAGGGGTCGACGGGTCGGCGCCGGTACCTGCCGCGCCTCGGGTACGGCCCCGCTCGGGCAACGCTCGCCGCCTCTGGGTCGTGGGAGCGATCATCGTGGCGGCCCTCGGCTTCCTCGTGTTCCGGGGCCTCGACAACGCGACGCTCTACTTCCGGACCGCCGACGAGGCGGTGGCGAAGCGAAACGAGCTCGGCACCCATCGTTTCCGCATCGAGGGCACGGTCGTGCAGGGAAGTGTCCGCGAGCGCGACGACGGGCTCGACTTCCGCATCGAGAGCAAGGGGACGATCGTCGACGTGGTGCACCGCGGGAACCAGCCGGGTCTGTTCAAGCCGGGGATTCCCGTCGTGCTCGAGGGCCGATTCGCGGCCGGCAGCCAGACCTTCGACAGCGACCGCATCCTGGTGAAGCACTCCGAGTCATACGTGGCCAAGAACCCGGAGCGCGTCACCACGACGGTCCCCGCGCCGTGA
- a CDS encoding class E sortase, with product MSPVAPGPGVPPPAPLRGATQATGSTVRFSARRSETTTELGELAPYTPDEVAEEAARRDEETRVDEEAARRAEKAARRAEETRIAEEAARFAEEAARRAEEARVAEEDARRAREAARLAEEEEAHRAEETRVADEEARRVAEASAVPRPTRKDILRQRREAAARGEPGTTKPRRAWPTLDLSVRTSRILLAVGRTLIAFGTLLLLFVAYELWGTNIAEARSQKQLRREFARVVTTSTTTAPATAPQVTTTTVVAPPTPEGEAVALIEIPKIGVNKAVVNGVGVPDLKKGPGHYPDTPLPGEAGNAAIAGHRTTYGAPFNRLDELKPGDQIFVSTHAGKYRYEVDTSVVVKPTDVTVLNPTSDNRLTLTTCNPKYSARQRLIVVSHLVGEPPPPPEAAPGAQVRPTPRPRRPVAGLSGAASARRPALLWGAVVAAVAFLIWLLGRLWRRWPVYLLGTPVFLFVLFVFFENISRLLPANV from the coding sequence ATGAGCCCGGTCGCTCCCGGGCCGGGCGTACCGCCGCCGGCCCCGCTCCGCGGGGCGACGCAGGCCACCGGCTCGACAGTGCGGTTCAGCGCGCGGAGGTCGGAAACGACGACCGAGCTCGGGGAGCTGGCTCCGTACACGCCGGACGAGGTCGCCGAGGAGGCGGCGCGGCGCGACGAGGAGACGCGGGTCGACGAGGAAGCCGCGCGACGCGCGGAGAAGGCCGCCCGGCGCGCGGAGGAGACGCGGATCGCGGAGGAAGCGGCGCGATTCGCGGAGGAGGCGGCGCGGCGGGCGGAGGAGGCGCGGGTCGCCGAAGAGGACGCGCGCCGTGCCCGCGAGGCGGCGCGGCTTGCGGAGGAGGAAGAGGCGCATCGCGCGGAAGAGACGCGCGTCGCCGACGAAGAGGCGCGCCGCGTCGCCGAGGCGTCGGCTGTTCCCCGCCCGACGAGGAAGGACATCCTCCGTCAACGGCGTGAGGCGGCGGCGCGGGGTGAGCCGGGCACCACGAAGCCGCGGCGCGCATGGCCTACCCTGGATCTCAGCGTGCGTACCAGCCGCATCCTTCTCGCCGTGGGTCGCACGCTCATCGCGTTCGGCACCCTCTTGTTGCTGTTCGTCGCCTACGAGCTGTGGGGCACGAACATCGCCGAGGCGCGCTCCCAGAAGCAGTTGAGACGCGAGTTCGCGCGGGTCGTGACGACGTCGACGACGACCGCGCCCGCGACGGCACCGCAGGTCACGACCACGACGGTCGTGGCCCCGCCGACCCCGGAGGGCGAGGCGGTCGCGCTGATCGAGATCCCCAAGATTGGTGTGAACAAGGCGGTGGTCAACGGCGTCGGCGTCCCCGACCTGAAGAAGGGGCCCGGCCACTACCCCGACACTCCGCTCCCCGGTGAGGCCGGCAACGCCGCCATCGCGGGCCACCGCACCACCTACGGCGCGCCCTTCAACCGGCTCGACGAGCTGAAGCCCGGCGACCAGATCTTCGTGTCGACGCACGCCGGGAAGTACCGGTACGAGGTCGACACCTCGGTCGTCGTCAAGCCGACCGACGTGACGGTTCTCAACCCCACCAGCGACAACCGGCTCACGCTCACGACCTGCAACCCCAAGTACAGCGCCCGGCAACGGCTCATCGTCGTGTCCCACCTCGTCGGCGAGCCCCCGCCGCCGCCGGAGGCGGCCCCCGGCGCCCAGGTCCGGCCGACCCCCCGCCCGAGGCGGCCCGTTGCGGGGCTCTCCGGCGCGGCCTCGGCGCGGAGACCGGCGCTGCTGTGGGGCGCGGTTGTCGCCGCGGTCGCGTTCCTGATCTGGTTGCTGGGCCGGCTGTGGCGGCGCTGGCCGGTCTACCTGCTCGGCACGCCCGTGTTCCTCTTCGTGCTCTTCGTCTTCTTCGAGAACATCTCGCGCCTGTTGCCCGCCAACGTCTGA
- a CDS encoding DUF1446 domain-containing protein, with protein MTVRLGGGQGFYGDGVAPVADLLDAGVDYLVCEALAELTLAILQKDRQRDESLGFTRDLPLYLQAALPFVLDGRTRFITNAGGINPIAAGRAVKATAAALGVSGLKVATVVGDDVRPRASALGLPDDALFANAYLGARPIVDALDAGAHIVITGRVADAALFLAPLVHELGWRWDDWDRLAAGVVVGHLLECSGQVTGGNYSGAWWENPAPARIAFPIAEVEEDGTAVITKPSTAGGMVTFDTVREQLLYEVHDPSRYLSPDVVADFTSLTLHDLGDDRVRVSGTRGAPAPETYKGLVCTPAGWAGEARLAYSWPDAEAKARAALRFVRTRAEANGVPIEEWHEEYFGVNAYGGPTVGDHPGCEPPEVVGRLAWRTNDPESAGRVAREIGVLGLSGPPTISGMGRGGAGRPTQLLSVEPFLVDRTLVDAQVRVEVDEL; from the coding sequence GTGACAGTGCGCCTGGGAGGGGGCCAGGGCTTCTACGGCGACGGTGTCGCGCCGGTCGCCGACCTGCTCGACGCGGGGGTGGACTACCTCGTGTGTGAGGCGCTCGCCGAGCTCACGCTCGCGATCCTGCAGAAGGACCGTCAGCGCGATGAGAGCCTCGGCTTCACGCGTGACCTGCCGTTGTACCTCCAGGCGGCGCTCCCGTTCGTGCTCGACGGTCGCACGCGGTTCATCACCAACGCCGGCGGCATCAACCCGATCGCCGCGGGTCGCGCGGTGAAGGCGACCGCGGCCGCGCTCGGGGTGAGCGGCCTCAAGGTGGCGACGGTCGTGGGCGACGACGTGCGACCCCGGGCGTCGGCGCTGGGTCTGCCCGACGACGCGCTCTTCGCCAACGCCTACCTCGGAGCACGACCGATCGTCGACGCGCTCGACGCGGGCGCCCACATCGTGATCACGGGTCGCGTGGCGGACGCGGCGTTGTTCCTCGCACCGCTCGTGCACGAGCTCGGGTGGCGCTGGGACGACTGGGACCGTCTGGCTGCGGGTGTCGTTGTCGGCCACCTGCTCGAGTGCAGCGGACAGGTGACGGGTGGCAATTACTCGGGAGCCTGGTGGGAGAACCCGGCGCCGGCGCGCATCGCGTTCCCGATCGCCGAGGTCGAGGAGGACGGAACGGCTGTCATCACGAAGCCGTCGACCGCGGGCGGCATGGTGACGTTCGACACCGTGCGCGAGCAGTTGCTCTACGAGGTGCACGACCCGTCGCGCTACCTCAGCCCCGACGTCGTGGCCGACTTCACGTCGCTCACCCTGCACGACCTGGGCGACGACCGCGTGCGCGTGAGTGGCACGCGCGGCGCGCCCGCACCCGAGACCTACAAGGGCCTGGTGTGCACGCCCGCGGGTTGGGCCGGCGAAGCGCGGCTGGCGTACTCGTGGCCCGACGCCGAGGCCAAGGCGCGCGCCGCGCTCCGCTTCGTGCGCACCCGCGCCGAGGCGAACGGGGTCCCGATCGAGGAGTGGCACGAGGAGTACTTCGGGGTGAACGCCTACGGAGGGCCCACCGTCGGGGACCACCCGGGTTGCGAGCCGCCCGAGGTCGTCGGCCGGCTGGCCTGGCGCACCAACGACCCGGAGTCGGCGGGCCGGGTGGCGCGGGAGATCGGCGTGCTCGGCCTTTCCGGGCCGCCGACGATCAGCGGGATGGGCCGGGGCGGCGCGGGCCGACCCACGCAACTCCTGTCGGTCGAGCCCTTCCTGGTCGACCGGACGCTCGTCGATGCCCAGGTTCGCGTCGAGGTGGACGAGCTGTAG
- a CDS encoding tetratricopeptide repeat protein, which yields MTVVPRDGVDVDERARLEEERDFLLTSLRDLELEREAGDIDELDHARLRDDYTARAAAVLRALENHDVAAMVTVEEAGKRRAPRFVALVSAGVLAVAVLAGVLVARSAGERVAGRPLTGAVPSTAPLDDLTRARQLFSERNYLDALKLYDKVLKGEPDNVEALTYRGWLLFQASPTDFTDRALQSLDRAVAADPRFPDAHFFRGWVLRHGKHDAAAAIPEYRTFLATNPPQEFRQRVEQELNLALCDVGQAPTGITCPPAASTP from the coding sequence GTGACGGTGGTGCCTCGCGACGGCGTCGACGTCGACGAGCGGGCCCGGCTCGAGGAGGAGCGTGACTTCCTCCTCACGTCGTTGCGCGACCTCGAGCTCGAACGTGAGGCGGGCGACATCGACGAGCTCGATCACGCCCGGCTGCGCGACGACTACACGGCGCGGGCCGCGGCGGTGCTGCGCGCCCTCGAGAACCACGATGTCGCCGCGATGGTCACAGTCGAAGAGGCGGGGAAGCGGCGCGCCCCGCGGTTCGTCGCGCTGGTCAGCGCCGGCGTGCTGGCCGTCGCCGTCCTCGCCGGTGTGCTCGTCGCCCGGTCCGCGGGCGAGCGCGTGGCCGGCCGACCCCTCACGGGCGCGGTGCCCTCGACGGCTCCGCTCGACGACCTCACGCGCGCGCGACAGCTCTTCAGCGAGCGCAACTACCTCGACGCGCTCAAGCTGTATGACAAGGTGCTGAAGGGTGAGCCCGACAACGTCGAGGCGCTCACGTACCGCGGCTGGCTCCTCTTCCAGGCCAGCCCCACCGATTTCACCGACCGGGCGTTGCAGTCGCTCGACCGGGCCGTCGCCGCCGACCCCCGCTTCCCCGACGCACATTTCTTCCGCGGCTGGGTGCTGCGTCACGGCAAGCACGATGCGGCCGCGGCCATCCCCGAGTACCGCACCTTCCTCGCGACCAACCCCCCACAGGAGTTCCGCCAGCGGGTGGAGCAGGAGCTGAACCTCGCCCTCTGCGACGTGGGTCAGGCTCCGACGGGGATCACCTGCCCTCCGGCAGCGTCGACGCCGTGA
- the ccmA gene encoding heme ABC exporter ATP-binding protein CcmA yields the protein MTAAVRFRSAVSLLGRFPALAGVDLDVARGEIVLLQGPNGAGKTTLLRTCAGLVAIASGEAEVLGHDLRRDRRTVRRRVALLGHTGSLYEDLTVADNLRFAARAVGADVRVAEEAMARLALDGRLRHVPVAKLSAGQRRRASVAALLARRAELWLLDEPHAGLDADGRDVLDALVREATAGGATVLLASHEVERARALAHRVVDMAGGQVQVRPAAVAGREPLHVS from the coding sequence ATGACTGCCGCCGTCCGCTTTCGCTCCGCGGTCTCGCTCCTCGGCCGATTTCCCGCCCTCGCAGGCGTCGACCTCGACGTCGCGCGCGGCGAGATCGTGCTGCTCCAGGGGCCGAACGGCGCGGGGAAGACCACCCTCCTCCGCACGTGCGCGGGCCTGGTCGCCATCGCGTCGGGAGAGGCCGAGGTGCTGGGCCATGACCTGCGTCGTGACCGGCGGACGGTCCGTCGCCGGGTGGCCCTCCTCGGTCACACCGGGTCGCTCTACGAGGACCTGACCGTCGCCGACAACCTGCGCTTTGCCGCGCGAGCGGTGGGCGCGGACGTACGCGTCGCTGAGGAGGCGATGGCCCGGCTCGCCCTCGACGGCCGTCTGCGGCATGTGCCTGTGGCCAAGCTGTCGGCGGGGCAGCGCCGTCGAGCGTCGGTCGCCGCGCTTCTCGCGCGGCGAGCCGAGCTGTGGCTGCTCGACGAGCCGCACGCCGGGCTCGACGCCGACGGGCGCGACGTGCTGGACGCGCTGGTGCGCGAGGCGACTGCCGGTGGCGCCACCGTGTTGCTGGCGTCCCACGAGGTCGAGCGTGCCCGCGCCCTGGCTCACCGGGTCGTGGACATGGCAGGAGGCCAGGTGCAGGTGCGACCGGCTGCCGTCGCAGGTCGGGAGCCGCTCCATGTTTCGTGA
- a CDS encoding cytochrome c-type biogenesis protein CcmH — translation MTSRPVRPRQLLPWLVMGVLLVTAFTISTHRDSRPETTQARVKRVASEVRCPTCRQLSAAESDAPAAEAVRVAIAKRVEQGESDAEIRAFLVSAYGDDILLKPGGSGVAGLVWALPVAAFVCAVAGLALAFRRWHRVGLDPTADDRALVERALAGLPSAAGSGSSKGDR, via the coding sequence GTGACGTCGCGACCCGTGCGACCGCGTCAGCTGTTGCCCTGGCTGGTGATGGGCGTGCTGCTCGTCACCGCGTTCACCATCTCGACCCACCGCGATTCGCGGCCGGAGACGACGCAGGCGCGTGTGAAGCGCGTGGCGTCCGAGGTGCGGTGCCCGACCTGTCGCCAGCTCTCAGCCGCGGAGTCCGACGCGCCGGCGGCGGAGGCGGTCCGCGTCGCCATCGCAAAGCGCGTCGAGCAGGGTGAGTCCGACGCGGAGATCCGTGCGTTCCTCGTCAGCGCGTACGGCGACGACATCCTCTTGAAGCCGGGCGGCTCGGGTGTGGCCGGGCTGGTCTGGGCCCTCCCGGTGGCCGCCTTCGTCTGCGCGGTCGCAGGTCTGGCGCTCGCCTTCCGGCGTTGGCACCGCGTCGGGCTCGATCCGACCGCCGACGACCGTGCGCTCGTCGAACGCGCCCTCGCGGGCCTTCCCTCCGCAGCAGGGAGTGGAAGCAGTAAGGGGGACAGGTGA
- a CDS encoding redoxin domain-containing protein: protein MTTISVPPRTGTRRHTALWVALAVGVLLAFLVGVLATRDSAADKLAGSPLLGKPAPEIDGKTLAGDRLTLSSLRGRWVVLNFVASWCVPCRQEHPQLVDFDTRHRAGGDGQVLGVVFSDKPGNVRDFLRENGGDWPVLEDPQGQIALEFGVRGPPESFVISPGGVVVAKIVGPATADGLEQILASSTGVKR from the coding sequence GTGACGACGATCTCCGTCCCGCCGCGCACCGGCACGCGGCGTCACACCGCCCTCTGGGTCGCGCTCGCCGTCGGTGTGCTGCTTGCCTTCCTCGTCGGCGTCCTGGCCACTCGCGACTCCGCAGCCGACAAGCTCGCCGGCAGCCCGTTGCTCGGGAAGCCGGCGCCCGAGATCGACGGGAAGACGTTGGCCGGCGACCGCCTCACCCTCAGCTCGCTGCGGGGACGCTGGGTCGTGCTGAACTTCGTCGCCAGCTGGTGCGTGCCGTGCCGGCAGGAGCATCCGCAGCTCGTCGATTTCGACACCCGCCACCGAGCCGGCGGCGACGGCCAGGTGCTCGGGGTGGTGTTCAGCGACAAGCCCGGCAATGTGCGCGACTTCCTCCGCGAGAACGGTGGGGACTGGCCGGTGCTCGAGGACCCACAGGGACAGATCGCGCTCGAGTTCGGTGTGCGCGGTCCGCCGGAGTCCTTCGTGATCAGCCCGGGCGGTGTGGTGGTGGCCAAGATCGTCGGACCCGCGACCGCCGACGGCCTCGAGCAGATCCTGGCGTCGTCGACCGGGGTGAAGCGGTGA
- a CDS encoding cytochrome C biogenesis protein, whose protein sequence is MAGRGHSSSLRHRRLRTPPGGKLTTSTPATRILGAFALGGLALTAVLALVVSPADVNQKDAVRLLYIHVPTAWLALYLSFGVTTLCSALYLWPRTRSRFWDLAAGASAEIGVLFLGLTLVIGSIWGRTTWGVWWTWDARLTTTAVLFVLYLGYLALRRVPDDTDVRSKRCAIAALAAFVGVPIVHLSVEWWRTLHQPASILDERRLLDPAIHGSMAWTLFVGVIAFTLVYAWLLIHRFRVAWLEERLEDRVLETALAERRAEGAAALVAGPR, encoded by the coding sequence ATGGCTGGCCGTGGGCACAGCTCCTCGCTTCGGCATCGTCGCCTTCGGACCCCTCCTGGAGGAAAGTTGACCACGTCGACGCCTGCCACCCGCATCCTCGGCGCGTTCGCGCTCGGTGGTTTGGCGCTCACCGCGGTGCTCGCGCTCGTCGTGAGCCCGGCAGACGTCAACCAGAAGGATGCGGTCCGGCTGCTCTACATCCATGTGCCGACGGCGTGGCTCGCGCTCTACCTGTCCTTCGGCGTGACGACGTTGTGCAGCGCGCTCTACCTCTGGCCCCGCACCCGCTCCCGCTTCTGGGACCTGGCCGCGGGTGCTTCCGCCGAGATCGGCGTCCTCTTCCTCGGTCTGACGCTCGTCATCGGCTCGATCTGGGGTCGCACGACGTGGGGCGTGTGGTGGACCTGGGACGCGCGGCTCACCACGACGGCCGTGCTCTTCGTGCTCTACCTCGGCTACCTCGCGCTGCGTCGCGTTCCCGACGACACCGACGTGCGCTCGAAGCGATGTGCCATCGCCGCCCTCGCCGCGTTCGTCGGGGTGCCGATCGTGCATCTGTCGGTCGAGTGGTGGCGCACCCTGCACCAGCCCGCGTCGATCCTCGACGAGCGCCGCCTCCTCGACCCCGCCATCCACGGCTCGATGGCGTGGACGCTGTTCGTCGGGGTCATCGCCTTCACCCTCGTGTACGCGTGGCTGCTCATCCACCGCTTCCGCGTGGCCTGGCTCGAGGAGCGCCTCGAGGACCGTGTGCTCGAGACCGCCCTCGCCGAACGGCGGGCGGAGGGCGCCGCCGCGCTCGTGGCCGGCCCACGGTGA
- a CDS encoding heme lyase CcmF/NrfE family subunit codes for MSAVLGTAAVSLGLVGAVLGVVTLGLGLRRHDARLLHSGQRYAWVVATGALLATVAMEVALIRHDFSLKYVAEHGSRETPLLFTITTMWSALEGSILLWALVLAGYLVLLVRHFRDRVTDPLVAWATLTVFVVAAFFFLLMVGPANPFRLVSGTIPTDGPGPNPLLQNHPLVAFHPPMLYLGYVGFTIPFAFAVAALVTGRLGEGWLIETRRWTLFAWGFLTVGIVLGAWWSYEVLGWGGYWAWDPVENASFLPWLTATAYVHSVMVQERRGMLRVWNLSLLLATFSLTILGTFLTRSGVLDSVHAFTESAIGPMILGFFGLTVAVGVGLIGWRGDRLRSPGSIDSPVSREGAFLANNVLFAAFAFVVLMGTVFPLVAEALNGDRLSVGGPYFDRMTMPVGFLLLFLMAVAPALPWRKASGEVLRQRLLWPAWAATITAVVVVALGYRGPAALLAFTLGAFAATAALRQLVLSARRSRAQGSGAWRGLIGRANGGMVVHLGVVLIAVAFAASHAYRASGEFRLTPGRSAEVAGHRVTYLGTTQVTHSNKTSMEARVRIDGGKVFSPALHEFPFATQAIGSPSVKTGLLEDVYLTLVAAPEQGSRTATIGVVVQPLIAWLWIGGGLMGVGTFLAAWPGRRRRRPTSPASAPVPDERLLEPAVVG; via the coding sequence GTGAGCGCCGTCCTCGGGACGGCGGCCGTCAGCCTCGGGCTGGTGGGCGCGGTGCTGGGCGTCGTGACGCTCGGCTTGGGGCTGCGCAGGCACGACGCGCGCCTCCTGCACTCGGGGCAGCGCTACGCGTGGGTCGTCGCGACGGGTGCGCTCCTCGCGACCGTGGCGATGGAGGTCGCGCTGATCCGCCACGACTTCTCGCTCAAGTACGTGGCCGAGCACGGGAGCCGCGAGACACCGCTCCTCTTCACGATCACCACCATGTGGTCCGCGCTCGAGGGATCGATCCTGCTGTGGGCGCTCGTGCTCGCCGGTTACCTCGTGTTGCTGGTGCGACATTTCCGCGACCGGGTCACCGATCCGCTGGTCGCGTGGGCCACGTTGACGGTCTTCGTCGTGGCCGCGTTCTTCTTCCTGCTGATGGTCGGGCCCGCCAACCCGTTCAGGTTGGTGAGCGGGACGATCCCCACCGACGGCCCGGGGCCCAACCCGCTGTTGCAGAACCATCCGCTGGTTGCCTTCCATCCACCGATGCTCTACCTCGGCTACGTCGGGTTCACGATCCCGTTCGCCTTCGCCGTCGCCGCGCTCGTCACCGGTCGTCTGGGCGAGGGCTGGCTGATCGAGACCCGGAGGTGGACGCTCTTCGCGTGGGGCTTCCTCACGGTCGGCATCGTGCTCGGCGCGTGGTGGTCGTACGAGGTGCTGGGTTGGGGTGGCTACTGGGCGTGGGACCCGGTCGAGAACGCCTCGTTCCTTCCCTGGCTCACCGCGACCGCGTACGTCCACTCGGTGATGGTGCAGGAGCGCCGCGGCATGTTGCGTGTGTGGAACCTCTCGCTCCTCCTGGCCACCTTCTCGCTCACGATCCTGGGCACGTTCCTCACCCGCTCGGGCGTGCTCGACTCGGTGCACGCGTTCACCGAGTCGGCCATCGGTCCGATGATCCTCGGCTTCTTCGGCCTCACGGTCGCCGTCGGCGTCGGGCTCATCGGATGGCGTGGCGACCGCCTGCGCTCGCCCGGCTCCATCGACTCGCCCGTCTCGCGGGAGGGCGCGTTCCTCGCCAACAACGTGTTGTTCGCCGCCTTCGCGTTCGTGGTGCTCATGGGCACCGTGTTCCCGCTCGTGGCGGAGGCGTTGAACGGCGACCGCCTGTCCGTCGGCGGTCCCTACTTCGACCGGATGACGATGCCGGTGGGGTTCCTGCTCCTGTTCCTCATGGCGGTCGCTCCCGCCCTGCCGTGGCGCAAGGCCTCCGGTGAGGTGCTGCGCCAGCGACTGTTGTGGCCCGCGTGGGCGGCCACGATCACCGCGGTGGTCGTCGTCGCCTTGGGCTACCGCGGCCCGGCCGCGCTGCTCGCGTTCACGCTCGGCGCGTTCGCGGCGACGGCCGCCCTTCGCCAGCTGGTGCTCTCGGCTCGCCGCTCCCGCGCCCAGGGGAGCGGGGCCTGGCGCGGGCTCATCGGCCGGGCCAACGGCGGGATGGTCGTGCACCTCGGTGTCGTGCTGATCGCGGTGGCCTTCGCGGCCAGCCACGCGTACCGCGCCTCCGGTGAGTTCCGCTTGACACCGGGCCGGTCGGCCGAGGTCGCCGGCCACCGCGTCACCTACCTCGGCACCACGCAGGTGACGCACAGCAACAAGACGAGCATGGAGGCTCGTGTCCGGATCGACGGCGGCAAGGTGTTCAGCCCCGCCCTCCACGAGTTCCCCTTCGCCACCCAGGCCATCGGCTCCCCGTCGGTGAAGACCGGCTTGCTCGAAGACGTCTACCTCACGCTCGTCGCCGCGCCCGAGCAGGGGAGTCGCACCGCGACGATCGGAGTTGTCGTGCAACCCCTGATCGCCTGGCTCTGGATCGGCGGCGGCCTCATGGGAGTCGGCACGTTCCTTGCCGCGTGGCCGGGTCGTAGGAGGCGTCGCCCGACGTCACCGGCGTCCGCGCCGGTTCCGGACGAACGTCTGCTCGAGCCCGCGGTGGTCGGGTGA